From a single Rutidosis leptorrhynchoides isolate AG116_Rl617_1_P2 chromosome 5, CSIRO_AGI_Rlap_v1, whole genome shotgun sequence genomic region:
- the LOC139846508 gene encoding uncharacterized protein, producing the protein MQIRSFVQHVRPIIIVDAAHLKGGYLGTNLVAVAMDGNNGILPLAYGIGEGETNSVWSWFFGNLRDHLMSYGMVDRMSEITFISDRAASIAHGIANVFPEAFHAHCARHLFMNIKTKSNKMKFFEWHFWKMVKAYCASDFHDHLDVFRRRLKASYKVLCEDGINRWSRSQSTHIRIGISNIATNQLVLLHRLLHMLNVS; encoded by the exons atgcagattcgatcatttgtgcaacatgtccgcccgataatcatcgtcgatgctgcacatttaaagggtgggtacctgggtactaatttagttgctgttgcgatggatggcaataatggaattttgccattggcttatggaattggtgaaggcgagacaaacagtgtttggtcatggttttttggtaacctaagagatcatttaatgagttatggtatggttgatcgtatgtcagagattacttttatttctgatcgtgctgctTCAATAGCACACGGCATTGCAAACGTGTTTCCGGAAGCGTTTCACGCTCATTGTGCACGTCATTTATTCATGAACATCAAAACTAAATCCAACAAGATGAAATTCTTCGAATGGCACTTTTGGAAAATGGTTAAGGCGTACTGTGCGTCGGATTTTCATGATCATCTGGATGTATTTCGAAGGAGATTGAAAGCGTCTTATAAAGTTCTATGTGAGGATGGTATCAATAGATGGTCCAGAAGTCAATCTACTCAtattag gattggtatttcaaacatcgcaacaaatcagttagtcttacttcaccggttactccatatgttgaacgtaagctag